Part of the Treponema primitia ZAS-1 genome, GGTGTTCCGTCCGCAGGCCCAGCTCTTTCTGCACCGCTTCGCTGATAACCAGGGTCTCCGCCCCGGTATCGACGACGGACCGTACCGTCATTTCCCGGATTTCCGGTTCCGCCAGATGCCCACGCTCAACCGCACTTACATCACCCAGGTTTTTCAGGGTGATTTCTTCATACACCGTTCCCACCATGCAAACCTCCGGTTTGATGCCTCGCT contains:
- a CDS encoding aspartyl protease family protein; this encodes MVGTVYEEITLKNLGDVSAVERGHLAEPEIREMTVRSVVDTGAETLVISEAVQKELGLRTEH